The genomic region GGGCAGCCGCTCGATGTGATGATCCCTGTGTTAAGCGACGATGCAGGTGAGTTGGCCGATAATTGTTTTGTGCTGACACAGCCTGGCCAGGCTGATGACAGTTTGCCTTCGTTAAAGAAAGCCAGGCTGACAGTGAAAAATATGGCGGGCATCCCTTATCTGGCATTGACGACCCAATACGCGGTCAATGACCCTGTGCTCGTATTCGCGATAGAAACACGCTGTTCAGGCCTGGTGCGACGCGAATATACCTTGTTGCTGGATGTGGCAAGCAATGCAAGTAATGCCGCTGTTGTTGTCAGCCCAGTAATCGTCCCGCCAGTGGTAGCCAGACCGCGAGTGGCACAACCTGCTCCCAAAACCGACGCTGAACTGTTCAGCAGCAAGCAGGGCCTTGTGGCCAAGCGCAAACTTCCGGCCTCTGACAGGCATCCTGCGGCTGTGGCGAGACCGGCTGTGATTCAGCCCGCTTTCGCTGTGAACCTGCATCTGAGTACATCTCTGTCCAGTTTGCCCGGGCAGTACCCGTTATCGGCGGAGCAGTTGATTGCGTTGAAGCGCATGCGCGGCATGCTGTCGATAGACGCAGGCAGACCCGCATCGGAAATCGACCGGCTGCGCGATGATCTCGTCGCCAGTCAGCAGCAACTGGCTCAGGCAAAACACGCTTTGGTGCTGTTAAGAGCGCAGACGGTCAAGCCAGCTCAGCCTCAGCCGGCACTCCAGCCGACAGCTGCCAGAAATGCAGCCGCAAGCTGGCGGCGGTCTGGTTGGCTGTGGATCGGTCTGGCATTGCTGGTATTGGTTGCGGGTTATGTGCTGGATCGCCGCCGGAAATTGTCGAATCTGATGTTTACCGTACCATCGCCCGACGATCAGGCCGACAAAGGCCAAATTAAATTGGGTGCCATTGCGCAGGTAGATTCGGCGACGAATGACTTGTGGGCGCATGTGGATGATGTTGCTGCGCCGTCTTCGCAACAGCATCCGGATATCGAGTTCGCGGTAGATAAATTGCCGGGGCATGATCTGCTTGCCCGGCCCGCGGAACGACATAATACGGTGCAGTCAGAGGCGCTGTCGGTCTCCAGTTTGATGCGCGTAACCGAAGAAGCCGAGGTGTTTCTGGGGCTGGGCTATAAGGACAGGGCGATTGCCGTGTTGTCGG from Sulfuriferula sp. AH1 harbors:
- a CDS encoding FimV family protein, whose amino-acid sequence is MIPVLSDDAGELADNCFVLTQPGQADDSLPSLKKARLTVKNMAGIPYLALTTQYAVNDPVLVFAIETRCSGLVRREYTLLLDVASNASNAAVVVSPVIVPPVVARPRVAQPAPKTDAELFSSKQGLVAKRKLPASDRHPAAVARPAVIQPAFAVNLHLSTSLSSLPGQYPLSAEQLIALKRMRGMLSIDAGRPASEIDRLRDDLVASQQQLAQAKHALVLLRAQTVKPAQPQPALQPTAARNAAASWRRSGWLWIGLALLVLVAGYVLDRRRKLSNLMFTVPSPDDQADKGQIKLGAIAQVDSATNDLWAHVDDVAAPSSQQHPDIEFAVDKLPGHDLLARPAERHNTVQSEALSVSSLMRVTEEAEVFLGLGYKDRAIAVLSEDIAGHPRNHPAVWFMLLGIYRELGDHESFDRTVAGFKQRFNLIVPTWNLIMPAEQKGEGVLAMTHIMTRIISLWPDHECYDYLSELLYDDRQGSRQGFSLDVYRDIIWLKEVLDILSKPETKIAEEVAAEDNLDWDFQ